aacctgtctaagagcataaattactggCACCATGTCCTGTgatctgatgagactaagataaactgtttggctcagatgttgtccagcatgtgtggtgacacactggtgaggagtaccaagaaaattgtgtcttgcctacagtcaagcatggtggtggtaacatcatggtctggggctgcatgagtgctgctgttattggggagctgcagttcatttagagaaacatggattccaacatttactgtgacgttctgaagcagaacatgatgccctcacTTCAGAAACTGTGacgaacagcagttttccaacataaaagCAACTCcaaaccagaggtggcaaaagtaaacacatccttcactaaagtagaagtacagatactcgtgttttaaaagactctggtaaaagctgAAGTACTGAcgacactttttcactcaagttaaagtaaataagttttggctctgacatgtacttaagtaaaaattagccattactactacctgttttagtgtcacgctggtaactggacctcacatcatattaatattagggctgtcaatcgattaaaatatttagtcatgattaatcgcatgattgtcacaAGTTAATtcacgattaatcacaattcaattatacatttttatttgttctaaatgtaccttaaattaatacgtttcaagttttttaatactttaatcaacatgggcgTGGAGTAAtctggatgctttatgcaaatgtatgtttattattagtgaaaccaaactcaacatagagcatgaagacaaaatattcttgaaaacgttttaaagtaattatggtctTTTAAactacataaatcatcaggacaccaaacggaatcTTTCTTATGTTTCCAAATGGACGGTTAATTAGATGATTAAAAAACTGTgccttctaactttcatacgaaTTTCATAATCAGAGAATTTTTGTTTTCCATGTGAATTTGTTGATTTtgagctttctattcatatatttattatgtctgtgaggccaGTATTTTCTGCGATTCAGGTTGttatatttatgtgtctgtgaagagagacggcagagagcgccccctgcctgttttctttattttacaaaagcacagctttttttgttaagatgagtgtatacaaattcAGTAGATCAAAGAGCATtatttacagattcgaatgatgtattgctaaTTTAAGTAAGTTTcagcgttatgaggaaaaaatggcacaaaacaCGCCGGCACGTTTTGTCGaacacagagggttaattgtgtgcatcatagAAGAATTTgatgctgatttgagacttggcgaatcagtaaaacaaatgtttactgttttaaaaaatttaagtttatttatttttttatatctgagtaaagaaaagacgtCTTCAATACACGTTTGTGGCGTTGTATcgtttaatttcgcctcttttatatttacttatttatatgttatttgttatttataaacacgcaataataaaatttgtgccattaaaataaatttgcgttaacacgttattaacacgttaatttagacagccctaattaatatataaatataaaacaaattttttattttgttactcaatgaatgtattcaggcttaacatccactatatagaacacaagcagagaaaagatgacgatgaggtgatcaggaatgtctctgttctcagtcatgtttacatcgctgtctccctctgtctcatccacgttaaccccagacttcttactgccttctgacTTCATTGTTCGCTTcaaaactagcctacatctgtggagTGTGAAAACCAGGAAAAGATtgccagtggtagattgaaaaagcctcgcaatgacaggaaatcgatTGATTGACTGAAAATGGCCAATATTttcttcagacctgaaccctattaagcacctgtggCGCATCCTCAAACTGAAGATTGAGAAGCggcatgtgtctaacatccagcagctccatgatgtcacgAAGAGGATCCCAGGAACAACCTGTGCTGCTTAAGATTAAGGCAGTGCtcgataacaatggtgctcacacaaaatattgatactttggacacagttttgacatgttcatttagggtgtactcacatttgttgccagaTTTTCACAATAATgcctgtatgttgagttattttcagaagtcagtaaatctgtactgctatacaagctgcacattgactactctaaaatattttgGATTGTCCCTGGAGAAggtatactaaaatggttgctgaaatgtgaggggtgtactcacttttgtgggaTACTATATATACTGTTACGGGGTGCTGCTTCACAGTTCTAGGCTCCCCGTTCAGCTGTACAGAATTTCTGCGCAGGTTTTCTCTGCATCTGTTTGGGTTTTCTTCCACcttccaaaaatattattttatccaGTTTCATCAACctcctagtgtgtgtgtgtgtgcttgtgtgtgcttgtgtatatgtgcatggtGTCCTGCAGTGGGCTGGGATCCGATCAAGGGTTTATTTCCAACTCGTGTTCGCTGGGATAGTCTCCAAATCAACAGCACCCCTTATCAGGATAAACTGGCttctgaagatgaataaatgaaatccTGATTGTTTTTGGAACTGTATATTAGGGTATAGATATAGATTAGACAAAAGACTCATTCAGATAGACAAAGGCAGTTTTATCTGTAAAgcataaatatgtatgtgtgcagCTAGTCAAGATAGAATTAAGACCGAAGATTTTGGTCTTTACCAACTTgataacatttacattatattgtcaatatctttaaaatattatttttttattcgctTTTCTTTAAAGTGATTCTGTGGTTAGATACTTTTTTGCTCTTTCTACTTTCCCTATTTGCTTAATATTGTTTCTGTTCTTCAGTCGAATCACCTGGGGGAAGTTTTCAAATTGTGGGCAGACATGCATAGCACCAGACTACATCCTCTGCAACACAAGCATCCAAAACAGACTGATTGAGGAGATTCGACAGACATTACAGGTTtgtcctttatttctttttttttttttttttatcatattgttATTCATATGGAATAGTACacgtaaataaaaaatatttgtgaatgATCCAGTGTCTGTGCTATCTTTAGGAGTTCTATGGTGAGAACCCTGAAAGCTCTCCAGATTACGGCCGCATCATCAACCAGAATCACTTTGAGCGTGTGCTGGCCCTGATGGAGGGATGCAGCGTGGCTGTGGGGGGAGAGAGCGATAAATCACAGTGTTATATTGGTATGAGAATGACTAGTGATGAAATATAAAGTGCAATTAGTAGATTGTTCTTGATGGACGTGTGTACagtattagtgtatatgtgtgtttccTGATTTCTGTCAGCTCCTACCGTTCTGAAGGATGTTTTGCCTCACGCCAGGATAATGCAGGAAGAGATCTTTGGTCCTGTGCTACCAATCGTCACTGTCAATGATGTCAATGAGGCGATTCGTTTCattaatgaaagagaaaaacccTTGGCTCTTTACGTCTTTTCTTCCGATAAGAAGGTATTATTATGGAGCTGctgataatattttataatacaaaGTATTTCTGGTagtaagagttttttttatacttctaTTTGCTGGCGGTTGTTCTCGTATCAGGGAATAATGAGttgaaaaagctttttatttatttttcatactttGCAGGTGATCAAACGAATGCTGGGTGAGACATCTAGTGGAGGAGTGGTGGTTAATGATGTAATGATCCACTACACAGTAAGCTCCTTACCCTTCGGGGGTGTAGGTACGTCGACCTGTGTAAGAGAGGATTCCTATTTAGTTGTAATTCCATGCTTTACCACTAGGGGCAGatatacagtttaccaagcaatgacaacCTACCCATGACATCACAGCACACCGTACTCcaccaagagtataaaaggccagaacacggAGCCGCAGCAGacattctgcatcacgcaacccACTGAACAGCAGCAACCCtagacagcaagaatcacctcatatacaatcaattctatacccagtaaagtagAGTGTTCAGAATCCTgtatcgtgtttttactgacgcgctggggcgagtacaatccactAATCAGCGTATACCAGATAGTGAGAATCCTTATATATAACTTCTTAACAACCTGAAATCCATACTTGTTATTTGTGCATTAAAGTTAATCAACGTGCACAAGCCTGAGCAATGTACATATATGAGCTCATTCTTTTAGAAACAATCGACAAAAATCCAAAAAGACATATCTATGCAAAAATTTGTTGAATGTTGATGCTATATTTTCATTATGTATTCATTATCGTGGCttagaaaatgaataaacattatatatatatatatatatatatatatatatatatatatatatatatatatatatatatatggtcatAAATGAATGAGTTATTAATCTTGATAGCTCTGCACAGGCTATGAAATTTTAACGTTTGTACTTTATATAGCTATTATATAGCACATAGAATTTTACTGgttgttattatttaaataagccCAAAATCAATGTTGCAAACATTTAAGATCTCTAATCTGAGTGAGCAAAGCTGTTTTTCTCTAATTCTTATAAGTGCAGCAGAGCAACAAAAAGGTCTATTGCATCTGATGTGTACTTTAATGTAATGAGTTTTTATGTTGAGAAAATGTTTATAGTACCAGTTATGTCACTGTCTACAAGCTTATCAAATACATATCACATATAACACAAGTGCAAAAGTGcagtttttttgcacaaaccaAACAGAGACCAtaatttttaaaccttttttaatagtttaaatTCAGTTTCACAAATTTTAACATTTCCTAAAAGAAttttctcaatctctctctcccaGGTAACAGTGGGATGGGCATGTACCATGGCAAGCACACATTTGACCAGCTTAGTCACAAACGTGCCTGCCTCATCACGTCTCTGGGCATGGAGAGTCTGAACAACGCACGCTACCCTCCACAAACAGAGTCCCGTCTGCAGAAGGCCCGGTTCTTCATGCTGAATCGCTTATGCAGCTGTGCCCATCTCACCGGCGCCTTGGCCATCATCTCCACCGTGCTGGCATTGGGTCTGCTCATCACCTTACTGGTCGTTCTGTTAAAGGTTAGTCATCCTCTCTTTCCATCAGCATGAACAATTATTTAACCGGTAATTAGAATTATAAAGGTTTTAAGTCACATTTCAGCCATGATTAGGCGGTGgggaatttttaaaaaatgttttatctttCATTACTTTGCCTTATCAGACGATATTCTATGTATGTGCACATCTATATTGCTGACAAGCTTTTGAATAGTATTATAtgaaacacaataaatacatctaaaacaaaccattttaaatattttcaaatgtataaaagtatttCTGTTCAGCTTTTATATTACTTCATTTTTAAGGATCAAGTGTGCAGTGtcttagaaaaataaatgcCCCCCTTAAGTAAATCTCATGCTGTTGTTTGAAGTCAGAAATAATGGTAAAATGAAGTGTTCTGGTGTCATCATAatctacaaatataaaatgactTGCATCGTAATTTAACTTCCTTTCATCGAACAGCCTGCAGTGTGAGGACCCGAATTGCACTAAATCATTATTAATGTAAAACTGGGTTCATTTCAATAACAGCTGGGTTCAATTCCCAGTGATTTTCAAAGTgaatatcaattttttttttagagggcaaaaaataaaactgctgaTTCAGCTAGTGCTGCTGCTGGGAAGGCATGTAGGTTCCCTgagtacttttatttatatatataaatttatatataatataaaatgtaagaaaCTAATTggaaatttttttctaaaaaatcgAAAGAAACATGacataacacaaataaaactaatatgAGTCCATTTTACTAAAACTGAACTGTCAGTCAGTAGCCAAGTGAACAAGACACCAAATACAACCCAGATGTAAAGCACTTTTTCAGTGCTTTCTAGACCACAACAACCTCTTCAGAAAGTCACAGTCACTTCAACCACTACTGAGAAGCGCCAAGATTAAGTCGCACCTAGAGTTCGCTCAAAGACATCTGACagaacctggaaaaaaaaaaaaacatagaagaCAAAATGATATTTTTTGGCGAAGGCAAAACACTGTCACAACCAGAATACACAGATACTGTTATCATGTACATTGAATAACTTGTCTTGTTTTGTtgggttaaaataaaatatagaaataatattaaatatataaaaatagaaaatgtgcaaataatttTTAGAGATGgttatcttatatatatatatatatatatatatatatatatataatatatatatatatatatatatatataagaatgttTGAATTTGTTTCTGCACACAGGGTTGGTGATTTGAAGAATCTAATCATCATGCCTGAAGATCATCAGAGGCTCTGAAGATCTATACCTCAAGACAGTTGCAATAGTAATAAATTGAGGCAAAGCCTGCCAAGAAGTATTTACTGTAGTctacagtaaaaaatgtaatgtacagttTTGCTTTTAACTCTGGTATTAACAGTGTGCTTTATTGCTGCAGCCGCA
The DNA window shown above is from Silurus meridionalis isolate SWU-2019-XX chromosome 12, ASM1480568v1, whole genome shotgun sequence and carries:
- the aldh3a1 gene encoding aldehyde dehydrogenase, dimeric NADP-preferring — protein: MLAWGEEEMEKQVVDKARRAFNTGRSRVLQYRVDQLRALLRLIRERQADISAALTQDLHRSVFNTPLLELIGLENEIKLAVRELSDWTRPQHVQKSLITLTNDVFIKAEPLGVVLIIGAWNYPWSLTLGPLIGAIAAGNAAVVKPSELSKTSASLIKELLPQYLDQEMYHVVTGGVPETQELLKQRFDHVFYTGSSTVGKLVMEAAARHLTPVTLELGGKSPCYVDQNCDLAVACRRITWGKFSNCGQTCIAPDYILCNTSIQNRLIEEIRQTLQEFYGENPESSPDYGRIINQNHFERVLALMEGCSVAVGGESDKSQCYIAPTVLKDVLPHARIMQEEIFGPVLPIVTVNDVNEAIRFINEREKPLALYVFSSDKKVIKRMLGETSSGGVVVNDVMIHYTVSSLPFGGVGNSGMGMYHGKHTFDQLSHKRACLITSLGMESLNNARYPPQTESRLQKARFFMLNRLCSCAHLTGALAIISTVLALGLLITLLVVLLKGW